One Polyangiaceae bacterium DNA segment encodes these proteins:
- a CDS encoding heavy metal translocating P-type ATPase, with translation MSEPTTSSHCCHHEPAATETFIDPVCGMTVKPDGPHHFVHDDVTYRFCCAGCKSKFAADPLTFLHKSTEPKAPQDQAETFIDPVCGMTVKPDGPHHFVHDDVTYRFCCAGCKNKFAADPLTFLHKSTEPKAPSAPAETFIDPVCGMTVKPDGPHHFVHDDVTYRFCCAGCKNKFAADPLAFLHKSTEPKAPPSAEERARRYICPMCPEVESLGPAACPKCGMALEPANVAEVTIKTEWICPMHPEVLSAEPGNCPDCGMALEARSVSLEEDNPELRDMTRRFVVAAVLSAPLVALVMLDMLPSRPVSQLLPAGSRGMLELVLALPVCTWAAWPFFQRAVQSVKHKSPNMFTLIGLGVVVAFGFSVVATLAPSLFPSSFHAHDGTVAVYFEAAATIVTLVLLGQVLELRARAQTSSALKALLGLAAPSARRVDADGGERDVSLAQVRVGDTLRVRPGEKVPVDGQVLEGESRVDESMISGEPTPVLKRPGDAVVGATLNGKGTLLMKAERVGADTLLARIVALVSEAQRSRANVQRLADVVSAYFVPTVVASAVLTFVLWSVFGPAPAMAYALINAVAVLIIACPCALGLATPMSIMVASGRGASMGVLFKNAEAIERLGNVTTLVLDKTGTLTEGHPELVAVQSTPDTNETTVLQLAASVERGSEHPLAAAILRAAEGKGVSLETAEKFEAIPGKGVRAELGPRRVILGNHELMTDAGVDLGVFAKQARELREQARTVVFLAVDGALQGLLAVADPIKATTPEALRTLRDEGLEIVMLTGDDEATARSVAKELGIADYVAGVLPDAKETHVKALQAKGRVVAMAGDGINDAPALARADVGIAMGTGTDVAMESADITLVKGDLRGILRARRLSRRTMRNIRQNLFFAFAYNSLGVPVAAGVLYPFFGVLLSPMLAAAAMSLSSVSVISNALRLRSVQL, from the coding sequence ATGTCCGAGCCCACCACAAGCAGCCATTGTTGCCATCACGAGCCCGCCGCGACCGAAACCTTCATCGACCCCGTCTGCGGCATGACCGTCAAACCCGACGGGCCCCACCACTTCGTTCACGACGACGTCACCTATCGCTTCTGCTGCGCTGGCTGCAAAAGCAAGTTCGCCGCAGACCCACTCACGTTCCTCCACAAGTCCACCGAGCCCAAAGCTCCCCAGGACCAAGCCGAAACCTTCATCGACCCCGTTTGCGGCATGACCGTCAAACCCGACGGGCCTCATCACTTCGTTCACGACGACGTCACCTATCGCTTCTGTTGCGCCGGCTGCAAAAACAAGTTCGCCGCAGACCCACTCACGTTCCTCCACAAGTCCACCGAGCCCAAGGCTCCTTCGGCCCCAGCCGAAACCTTCATCGACCCCGTCTGCGGCATGACCGTCAAACCCGACGGGCCTCATCACTTCGTTCACGACGACGTCACCTATCGGTTCTGTTGCGCCGGCTGCAAGAACAAGTTCGCCGCAGACCCACTCGCGTTCCTCCACAAGTCCACCGAGCCCAAGGCTCCTCCGTCCGCCGAGGAGCGAGCTCGTCGCTACATCTGCCCCATGTGTCCCGAGGTCGAGAGCCTCGGGCCCGCTGCGTGTCCGAAGTGCGGCATGGCGCTCGAGCCAGCGAACGTCGCCGAGGTCACGATCAAGACCGAATGGATCTGCCCGATGCATCCGGAGGTCCTGAGCGCAGAGCCCGGCAACTGCCCCGACTGCGGCATGGCGCTCGAAGCGCGGAGCGTGAGCCTCGAAGAAGACAACCCTGAACTCCGCGACATGACGCGACGATTCGTCGTGGCGGCGGTGCTGTCCGCTCCCCTCGTGGCCCTGGTCATGCTGGACATGCTGCCGAGCCGCCCTGTTTCCCAGCTCTTGCCCGCGGGCAGTCGCGGCATGCTCGAGCTCGTCCTCGCTTTGCCCGTGTGCACCTGGGCGGCGTGGCCCTTCTTCCAGCGCGCCGTTCAGTCGGTGAAGCACAAGAGCCCCAACATGTTCACGCTGATCGGCCTCGGCGTCGTGGTGGCCTTCGGCTTCAGCGTCGTGGCGACACTCGCGCCGAGTCTGTTTCCGTCCTCGTTCCATGCGCATGACGGCACCGTTGCGGTCTACTTCGAAGCAGCGGCCACCATCGTCACTCTGGTGCTGCTGGGCCAGGTGCTCGAACTGCGTGCACGCGCGCAAACCAGCTCCGCGCTCAAGGCGCTGCTGGGCCTGGCCGCCCCAAGCGCACGACGCGTCGACGCCGATGGCGGCGAACGGGACGTCAGCCTCGCCCAGGTGCGAGTGGGCGACACCCTCCGCGTTCGCCCTGGCGAAAAGGTGCCCGTCGACGGCCAGGTGCTCGAAGGCGAGAGCCGCGTCGACGAATCGATGATCAGCGGCGAGCCAACGCCCGTGCTCAAGCGCCCCGGGGACGCGGTCGTCGGGGCCACGCTCAATGGCAAAGGCACGTTGTTGATGAAGGCAGAGCGCGTGGGCGCAGACACGCTGTTGGCCCGCATCGTCGCGTTGGTGAGCGAGGCCCAACGCTCCCGAGCCAACGTCCAGCGCCTGGCGGACGTGGTCAGCGCGTACTTCGTGCCCACGGTGGTCGCAAGCGCGGTGCTCACTTTCGTGCTGTGGAGCGTGTTCGGCCCGGCGCCTGCGATGGCCTACGCCTTGATCAACGCAGTCGCGGTGTTGATCATCGCTTGTCCCTGCGCGCTGGGTCTGGCCACTCCGATGTCGATCATGGTCGCCAGTGGTCGTGGCGCGTCCATGGGCGTGCTGTTCAAGAACGCCGAGGCCATCGAACGCCTTGGGAACGTGACCACCCTGGTCCTGGACAAGACCGGCACCTTGACTGAGGGCCACCCAGAGCTCGTCGCCGTGCAGTCCACGCCCGACACGAACGAGACCACCGTGCTGCAACTCGCCGCCAGCGTGGAACGAGGCAGCGAGCATCCCCTGGCCGCAGCCATCCTTCGTGCCGCCGAGGGCAAAGGGGTCAGCCTCGAGACCGCGGAAAAGTTCGAAGCCATTCCGGGCAAAGGCGTTCGCGCCGAGCTAGGCCCGCGGCGCGTGATCTTGGGCAATCATGAGCTGATGACCGACGCGGGCGTCGACCTGGGCGTCTTCGCCAAGCAAGCGCGCGAACTGCGCGAACAGGCCCGAACTGTGGTGTTTCTGGCGGTGGATGGCGCGCTCCAGGGACTGCTCGCCGTCGCCGATCCAATCAAGGCGACGACTCCCGAAGCGCTGCGCACCCTTCGCGACGAAGGACTCGAGATCGTGATGCTGACCGGAGATGACGAAGCGACGGCGCGGTCAGTCGCCAAGGAACTAGGCATCGCGGACTACGTGGCCGGTGTCTTGCCCGACGCCAAGGAAACCCACGTGAAAGCGCTACAGGCCAAAGGCCGGGTCGTGGCGATGGCCGGCGACGGGATCAACGATGCACCCGCGCTGGCGCGCGCCGACGTCGGGATTGCCATGGGCACTGGCACCGACGTGGCAATGGAGAGCGCCGACATCACCCTCGTCAAGGGCGACCTTCGCGGCATCCTGCGCGCGCGTCGCCTGTCTCGGCGTACGATGCGCAACATCCGTCAGAACCTCTTCTTCGCCTTTGCCTATAACAGCCTCGGCGTACCTGTCGCAGCAGGCGTGCTCTACCCCTTCTTCGGCGTGTTGCTCAGCCCAATGCTCGCAGCCGCGGCGATGAGCCTGAGCTCCGTGTCGGTGATCAGCAACGCGCTCCGCCTGCGTTCGGTGCAGCTCTAG
- a CDS encoding metal-sensitive transcriptional regulator, with protein MQSETKTAAQARLSRIAGQVAGIQRMVDDDRYCVDVLMQIAAARAALAKVSQLLLESHIQTCVTGAFQSKDAKDRKAKIDELIRIFEKSCRG; from the coding sequence ATGCAAAGCGAAACCAAAACCGCCGCCCAGGCGCGACTCAGTCGAATCGCGGGTCAAGTAGCGGGCATTCAGCGCATGGTCGACGACGACCGCTACTGCGTCGACGTGCTGATGCAGATCGCGGCCGCCCGTGCGGCTTTGGCGAAAGTCAGCCAACTCCTCCTGGAGTCACACATCCAGACCTGCGTCACGGGCGCCTTTCAGAGCAAGGACGCCAAGGACCGCAAGGCCAAGATCGACGAGTTGATCCGAATCTTCGAGAAGAGTTGTCGAGGTTGA
- a CDS encoding metalloregulator ArsR/SmtB family transcription factor, producing MPATLDRTLGALADSTRRAVVTELLHGPTRPSELAERLGVSRPALSRHLRVLRHAGLVSERVLTEDARGHILELQRRPFDQLREWLTEVEGLWTVQLGAFKQYAEKKARRKP from the coding sequence GTGCCGGCCACTCTCGACCGTACTCTCGGCGCCCTCGCCGACTCCACGCGGCGCGCGGTCGTCACTGAACTGCTGCACGGGCCGACTCGCCCCAGTGAGCTTGCCGAACGCCTCGGCGTCAGTCGGCCCGCACTCAGTCGCCACCTGCGCGTGTTGCGCCATGCTGGCCTCGTCTCGGAGCGCGTGCTGACGGAAGATGCGCGTGGACACATCCTCGAGCTGCAGCGTCGCCCCTTCGATCAGCTCCGCGAATGGCTGACGGAGGTAGAGGGACTGTGGACCGTGCAGCTGGGTGCTTTCAAGCAGTACGCCGAGAAGAAGGCGAGGCGGAAGCCGTGA
- a CDS encoding VOC family protein, whose translation MHTEKPAPRGWPRISSAVFYDDPAKAIDWLCDTFGFEVRLKVEGEGGRIEHSELEFGDGLVMVGSTDDRHEPPMPAKSPTSLGGANTQALCVYLDDVDAHYEQVRKAGAKIMMPPKTSDYGDDYWVDRSYRVEDLEGHQWWFVQRVREQGA comes from the coding sequence ATGCACACCGAAAAACCTGCCCCTCGCGGCTGGCCGCGCATCAGCTCGGCCGTGTTCTATGATGACCCCGCCAAGGCAATCGACTGGCTCTGCGACACCTTCGGCTTCGAGGTGCGCCTCAAGGTGGAAGGCGAAGGCGGACGCATCGAGCACTCGGAGCTGGAGTTCGGCGACGGCCTGGTCATGGTTGGCTCGACCGACGACCGCCACGAGCCCCCGATGCCCGCGAAGAGCCCTACCTCACTGGGCGGAGCGAACACTCAAGCCCTGTGCGTCTACCTCGACGACGTCGACGCACACTATGAACAGGTCCGAAAGGCGGGCGCAAAGATCATGATGCCACCGAAGACCTCGGACTACGGTGACGACTACTGGGTAGACCGCAGCTACCGGGTTGAAGACCTCGAGGGTCACCAGTGGTGGTTCGTGCAGCGCGTGCGGGAGCAAGGAGCGTAG
- a CDS encoding tetratricopeptide repeat protein — MAVPLVGREAELATLSRTLAERRTAVLVGPPGVGKTRLAIEHCQRASRDFRLVALRECTSVAEVYDAIARYFGAAPRFDEDLVELAQLIAGSGVGALILDDADAFGAPLAEAIEQWLSADDELQVLLTARRRLSSSFEAIAVQPLTRPSSVADARESPAYELFLRHASEIRLGYSPTDADQVALVELVNALDGLPLALELAAARMGVLGPRQILERVTRRFELLDSSLASGLERTLAWAWQLLDVAEAKALAQCSVFRGGFDLDAAEAVLELPTGARPVMDVLELLRQQSLLLTSVHPETGDLRFGMLHTVSDYAAERLDDVDQVRRRHAEHYLVRAARGSDVLPERENLLAVHRFGLESEEPEVRSFALDAALALEPAFASLGSMRLFASLLREALPTARSVRKRALGRMALAQAELQLGSLAQAERSATLAEADAQEIGDARLRGRACCELGRVRRAQARFDESERLFEAAATDAQREEDHGFLARALLNLVACRMEQGRYEEVEATLREALALFEAAGDERGLALCWAHRGELAENRGHLEAARRDLSAARDAARQQGLTIFECIADVRLAAIAHEQGEGREAQALIARAMDLHAQYGASAWHCIVFGQRARLHHAAGKYQEAAEDYELAVSLAKRSGLEALEAVLRAALAALLAECGQLGASERQGAGTVEFLERAGARLDARAAKAYALCLDVARVRRSAEAGDNAAAAARLSRVHAARDDLAVGPTSTEIRFALACLDRVIDAANLGAPGEGRSLEQAAHRAHPDALLIGPDAFWFRAPGAERADLQRRTPLRLVLGALVQAREQSPGRALAVAELLARGWPGERVLRRAGASRVYNALSTLRDLGLRSALKRDGEGYLLDPELPLCRVPEPEGSGSSDLSSV, encoded by the coding sequence ATGGCTGTACCGTTGGTCGGACGCGAGGCAGAGCTAGCAACGCTCTCCCGGACGTTGGCGGAGCGGAGGACGGCCGTGCTCGTGGGTCCGCCCGGAGTGGGCAAGACGCGACTGGCGATCGAACACTGCCAGCGCGCTAGCAGGGATTTTCGTCTGGTTGCGCTACGCGAGTGCACGAGCGTGGCGGAAGTCTACGACGCGATCGCGAGATACTTCGGTGCTGCACCCAGGTTCGACGAAGACTTGGTGGAGCTGGCTCAGCTGATCGCAGGCAGCGGCGTTGGCGCATTGATCCTAGACGACGCAGATGCCTTCGGCGCCCCTTTGGCCGAGGCGATCGAGCAGTGGTTGTCCGCGGACGACGAGCTGCAGGTGCTGTTGACCGCGCGCCGGCGATTGTCCTCCTCATTCGAAGCCATCGCGGTTCAACCGCTGACCAGGCCGAGCTCGGTGGCGGACGCTCGTGAAAGTCCGGCCTACGAACTGTTTCTTCGGCATGCCTCCGAGATTCGCCTTGGCTACTCGCCCACCGACGCCGACCAGGTCGCCCTGGTAGAGCTGGTGAACGCTCTCGACGGGCTTCCCCTTGCGCTGGAGTTGGCAGCAGCGCGAATGGGCGTCCTGGGGCCGCGGCAGATCTTGGAGCGGGTCACACGACGCTTCGAGTTGCTCGATTCCAGTTTGGCGTCCGGCCTCGAGCGGACCTTGGCTTGGGCATGGCAGCTACTCGACGTCGCCGAGGCCAAGGCCCTCGCCCAATGCTCGGTGTTTCGTGGTGGTTTCGATTTGGACGCCGCGGAGGCGGTGCTGGAGTTGCCGACGGGCGCGCGGCCCGTGATGGATGTGCTGGAACTCCTGCGCCAACAGTCCCTGCTGCTGACCTCGGTGCATCCCGAGACGGGAGACCTGCGGTTCGGCATGCTGCACACGGTGTCCGACTACGCAGCGGAGCGTCTCGATGACGTGGACCAGGTTCGCCGGCGGCATGCCGAGCACTACCTGGTGCGCGCCGCCCGGGGCAGCGATGTTCTCCCGGAGCGAGAGAACCTCCTGGCAGTGCACCGCTTTGGCCTCGAGAGCGAGGAGCCGGAGGTGCGCTCCTTTGCGCTCGATGCGGCGCTGGCTCTGGAGCCCGCCTTCGCGAGCTTGGGTTCCATGCGCCTATTCGCTTCGCTGCTGCGCGAGGCGCTACCCACGGCGCGTTCGGTGCGCAAACGCGCGCTGGGCAGGATGGCGCTGGCGCAAGCCGAGCTGCAGCTGGGGTCGCTCGCGCAAGCGGAGCGCAGCGCCACGCTTGCGGAAGCCGACGCGCAAGAAATTGGCGACGCGCGGCTGCGGGGGCGGGCGTGCTGTGAGCTGGGACGTGTGCGCCGTGCGCAAGCGCGGTTCGACGAGTCCGAGCGCCTATTCGAGGCCGCTGCCACGGATGCCCAACGAGAAGAAGACCACGGGTTCCTGGCGCGGGCCTTGCTCAACTTGGTCGCGTGTCGCATGGAACAGGGCCGCTACGAGGAGGTCGAAGCCACGCTGCGAGAGGCCCTTGCTCTGTTCGAGGCGGCGGGTGACGAGAGAGGGCTCGCGTTGTGTTGGGCGCACCGAGGCGAGTTGGCGGAGAATCGAGGGCACTTGGAAGCCGCGCGGCGCGACTTGTCGGCGGCTCGGGATGCGGCACGGCAGCAGGGGCTCACGATCTTCGAGTGCATCGCAGACGTGCGGCTGGCCGCCATCGCCCACGAACAGGGAGAAGGTCGCGAGGCACAAGCGCTGATCGCACGCGCCATGGACCTGCACGCACAGTATGGCGCTTCCGCGTGGCACTGCATCGTGTTCGGGCAGCGAGCGCGGCTCCACCACGCAGCTGGCAAGTACCAAGAGGCGGCCGAGGACTACGAGCTAGCCGTATCCTTGGCGAAGCGCAGCGGACTCGAAGCGCTCGAGGCCGTGCTGCGCGCCGCTTTGGCGGCGTTGCTCGCGGAGTGTGGTCAGCTGGGGGCCAGTGAGCGGCAGGGGGCGGGTACGGTGGAGTTCCTGGAGCGAGCGGGCGCGCGGCTCGACGCTCGCGCGGCCAAGGCCTACGCCTTGTGCCTGGATGTCGCGCGCGTTCGACGTAGCGCCGAGGCTGGTGACAATGCCGCGGCGGCCGCTCGGCTGAGCCGCGTTCATGCGGCGCGGGACGACCTGGCGGTCGGCCCCACGTCGACGGAGATCCGCTTTGCGCTCGCATGTCTCGACCGAGTCATCGATGCTGCAAACCTGGGCGCGCCTGGGGAGGGTCGGTCCTTGGAGCAAGCGGCGCATCGCGCGCACCCCGACGCACTTTTGATCGGGCCGGATGCGTTCTGGTTCCGAGCGCCCGGGGCGGAGCGAGCGGACTTGCAGCGGCGAACGCCCCTGCGACTGGTTCTGGGCGCGCTGGTGCAAGCTCGGGAGCAGAGCCCAGGGCGCGCCCTGGCCGTTGCCGAGTTGCTCGCTCGCGGCTGGCCGGGCGAACGAGTTCTGCGGCGGGCTGGCGCCAGCCGCGTGTACAACGCCCTGAGCACGTTGCGGGATCTGGGCCTGCGTAGCGCGCTGAAGCGAGATGGGGAGGGCTACTTGTTGGATCCGGAGCTGCCTCTCTGCCGCGTGCCGGAGCCCGAAGGATCAGGGTCGAGCGACTTAAGCTCGGTTTAA
- a CDS encoding SRPBCC domain-containing protein — translation MSATSKTGDLVRVSVSVRVPIEDAFRIFTEEIDHWWRRGVAYRVAGRRPGVIHFEPGLGGRLFEQFDVRGSSRLIELGRIVEWSPPAHFAFEWRGVNFAPSESTRVDVTFVAKGSGTFVEVTHGGWSQLRPDHPARHGQDVVPFIRTMGLWWGNLLTSLRLHATS, via the coding sequence GTGAGCGCGACGTCGAAGACGGGCGACCTGGTACGAGTTTCGGTGAGCGTCCGTGTGCCCATCGAGGACGCATTTCGCATCTTCACGGAAGAGATCGACCACTGGTGGCGGCGTGGCGTCGCCTATCGAGTCGCGGGCCGCCGGCCCGGCGTCATCCACTTCGAACCAGGACTCGGGGGGCGATTGTTCGAGCAATTCGACGTGCGCGGCTCCTCCCGCTTGATCGAGCTGGGAAGAATCGTGGAATGGTCTCCGCCTGCTCACTTCGCCTTCGAGTGGCGGGGCGTCAACTTCGCGCCGAGCGAAAGCACGCGCGTGGACGTGACTTTCGTCGCCAAGGGCAGCGGCACCTTCGTGGAAGTCACACACGGCGGCTGGAGCCAACTGCGACCGGATCACCCCGCCCGACACGGCCAGGACGTGGTGCCCTTCATACGCACGATGGGTTTGTGGTGGGGCAACCTGCTGACGAGTTTGCGGTTGCACGCGACAAGTTGA
- a CDS encoding cation-transporting P-type ATPase produces the protein MTPGPTWPAFGSFEPHRISVAELWTRLASSAAGLTEADVRERLEHEGPNRLSEAPPPALFLRFARHLRHRFAILLWAGAALALVGEHFSPGEGMALIAAALASVVLLNAGFSFWQELRVEQAMAAFRGMLAQHARVLRDGSERDIDASDIVVGDVVVLREGDRVPADGRLFEANALKVDNSPLTGESEPQLRTTEAVPGARISARNLAFFGTLVTTGTGKALIYATGNHTEIGRIAGATRETTRVDTPIHKQLQHFIATISRIAVGLGLGFFLAGWAIGNPFWTNLVFAIGIIVANVPEGLLPSVTLALAIAGRKMAKRNALLKSLESAETLGSTTVICTDKTGTLTQNAMRVTDVLSGPSTTSGRAREVAYRVMALCNNATLSGSGASAECHGDPTETALLHGVEAGEPGTVANLRRTFLRLFEHPFDSATKEMATVHQIGDGREAVLKGAPEVVLSQCSAQLLVDDVQRLDDVARTGLREQANALARSGKRVLGLARRDVTAAESPESVVHASDWEFVALVAMQDPPRPRVAESVAQCRAAGIRVIVISGDHPLTVEAIAREVGIVASPRPRVYTSEDLERWSPAALRKALESAEVLFARASPLHKLRVVTALQEMGHVVAVTGDGVNDAPALKRADVGVAMGKSGTDVAREAADMVLMDDDFSTIVAAVQEGRVIYGNIRRFIGYVLTSNVPEILPYVAFVLLGIPLPLSVLLILAIDLGTDMAPAIALANESAESDVMRQPPRARGERLLSPGLLLSSYLLWGMLESAAGFASYAWVLHQGGWSFGATVAGLLHRQAITAFFLAVIFCQLANLLVWRTTTQSSLRKGLLDNRGILFGVAIELGIASTVVFSPAGNALFDTAVPPWPAFLVPLPFAAGMLLLSEAVKVRRRRR, from the coding sequence ATGACCCCGGGCCCAACGTGGCCGGCATTCGGCAGCTTCGAACCCCATCGCATCTCGGTCGCCGAGTTGTGGACGCGCCTTGCCTCGTCTGCGGCAGGACTGACTGAAGCCGACGTCCGCGAGCGACTCGAGCACGAGGGGCCGAATCGATTGAGCGAAGCGCCGCCCCCTGCGCTGTTCTTGCGCTTTGCACGTCACCTGCGGCACCGCTTTGCGATCCTACTTTGGGCGGGCGCCGCACTGGCGCTCGTTGGCGAACACTTCAGTCCGGGCGAAGGAATGGCTCTCATCGCGGCCGCTTTGGCCAGCGTGGTTCTGCTCAACGCCGGATTCAGCTTCTGGCAAGAGCTCCGCGTCGAGCAAGCCATGGCCGCGTTCCGAGGCATGTTGGCTCAACATGCACGCGTGTTGCGAGACGGCAGCGAGCGAGACATCGATGCCTCCGACATCGTCGTCGGCGACGTGGTGGTGCTGCGCGAGGGCGACCGGGTGCCAGCCGATGGGCGACTATTCGAGGCCAATGCGCTCAAGGTCGACAACAGTCCGCTCACTGGAGAATCGGAACCGCAACTGCGCACGACGGAAGCAGTCCCGGGCGCGCGCATCAGCGCGCGTAACCTCGCCTTCTTTGGGACTTTGGTCACCACCGGCACGGGCAAGGCACTGATTTACGCGACGGGCAATCACACGGAGATCGGGCGCATCGCCGGAGCCACTCGAGAAACCACTCGGGTCGACACGCCCATTCACAAGCAGCTGCAGCACTTCATCGCCACCATCAGTCGCATCGCCGTGGGGCTTGGGCTGGGCTTCTTTCTCGCCGGTTGGGCCATCGGCAACCCCTTCTGGACCAACCTGGTGTTCGCCATCGGCATCATCGTCGCGAACGTCCCGGAAGGGTTGCTCCCGAGCGTCACGCTGGCCCTGGCCATCGCAGGACGCAAGATGGCGAAGCGCAACGCGCTGCTCAAGTCTTTGGAAAGCGCCGAGACACTGGGCAGCACTACGGTGATCTGCACCGACAAGACGGGTACGCTCACCCAAAACGCGATGCGCGTGACGGACGTGCTGTCGGGTCCTTCCACCACCAGCGGCCGTGCGCGCGAAGTCGCATACCGCGTGATGGCGCTCTGCAACAACGCGACCCTGAGCGGGAGCGGCGCCAGCGCCGAGTGCCATGGCGATCCCACGGAAACGGCTCTGCTACATGGCGTGGAAGCGGGCGAGCCGGGGACCGTGGCCAATCTTCGCAGGACGTTCCTTCGCTTGTTCGAGCACCCCTTCGACAGCGCGACCAAGGAAATGGCGACCGTGCACCAGATCGGAGACGGGAGGGAGGCAGTGCTCAAGGGTGCGCCCGAAGTGGTACTGAGCCAGTGCAGCGCGCAGCTCCTAGTCGACGACGTACAGCGTTTGGACGACGTCGCGCGGACCGGCTTGCGCGAGCAAGCGAATGCCCTGGCGCGCAGCGGCAAGCGAGTGCTGGGACTGGCGCGGCGCGACGTCACCGCCGCCGAAAGCCCCGAGTCCGTCGTCCACGCGTCGGATTGGGAGTTCGTCGCCCTCGTCGCCATGCAGGACCCACCCCGGCCCCGGGTCGCCGAGTCCGTGGCGCAGTGCCGCGCCGCCGGCATTCGCGTGATCGTGATCTCAGGCGATCATCCCCTGACCGTCGAAGCCATCGCGCGCGAAGTCGGTATCGTGGCGAGCCCTCGCCCGCGAGTGTACACGTCGGAAGACCTCGAACGTTGGAGTCCCGCGGCGCTGCGCAAAGCCCTCGAATCCGCCGAGGTCCTCTTCGCGCGCGCAAGCCCCCTGCACAAGCTTCGCGTCGTCACGGCGCTTCAGGAAATGGGCCACGTCGTGGCGGTCACCGGAGACGGTGTGAACGACGCTCCGGCGCTCAAGCGCGCCGACGTAGGCGTTGCCATGGGCAAGAGCGGCACCGACGTGGCTCGCGAGGCGGCGGACATGGTGTTGATGGATGACGACTTCAGCACCATCGTCGCTGCGGTTCAGGAAGGGCGCGTGATCTACGGCAATATTCGCCGCTTCATCGGCTATGTGCTGACCAGCAACGTGCCCGAGATTCTGCCCTATGTGGCCTTCGTACTACTTGGCATTCCCCTTCCCCTTTCCGTGCTGCTGATCCTCGCCATCGACCTCGGAACGGACATGGCGCCCGCCATCGCTCTGGCGAACGAGTCCGCTGAGAGCGACGTGATGCGCCAGCCTCCACGCGCTCGTGGGGAGCGCCTGCTTTCCCCCGGTCTGCTGCTGTCTTCCTACTTGCTGTGGGGCATGCTCGAGTCCGCTGCGGGATTCGCTTCCTACGCTTGGGTACTGCATCAAGGTGGCTGGAGCTTTGGTGCGACCGTGGCTGGGCTGCTGCACCGCCAGGCTATTACGGCCTTCTTCCTTGCGGTAATCTTCTGTCAGCTCGCGAACCTGCTCGTGTGGCGCACGACGACCCAGAGCAGCCTGCGAAAAGGACTGCTCGACAATCGTGGCATCCTGTTCGGAGTCGCGATCGAACTCGGGATCGCGAGCACCGTGGTGTTCTCACCTGCCGGCAACGCGCTGTTCGATACCGCGGTCCCGCCGTGGCCTGCCTTTCTGGTCCCGCTGCCCTTCGCCGCGGGCATGCTGTTGCTATCCGAAGCGGTCAAAGTGCGACGCCGACGCCGCTGA